Sequence from the Thermocoleostomius sinensis A174 genome:
AAGGAGGAGTAAAGGAAGCGTCGATCAAGAAAGTTGTGGAGTTGCGAGAAAGTTGTGGAGTTGGGGTTGGCTGATGGGCAGCGGCTACCCCCATTTTTTATGGAAATTCCTAGTGTGTCTTCAGAGAAACAATATCCAAAGCAATCTTTTAGAAACAAAATGAGTCTTATTCGTCTTTCATCTGGTCTTATTTAAGTCTTAAATGTTTTTATGAGTCTATTAATAAAATTATGAGTCTTACCTTTGTCTCATAAAAGTCTCAATTTGCTTATTTATAGACTTAAATTAATTTAATGAGTCTCATTTGATTAAGGGAAACTAGCTGAGAGTTGTGCACTCGATGTCTGAATTTTCCAAATTTGAGGCTTCAAGCCAATTCCTCTGAAGTTTGGCAGGCTAGAAGCAAAAAGTTGGATCGTGAGGGCAGCTTGGAGAGGTGGATTATCCTGAAAAGGTAGGGAATGTGCTAGAGGATTTGATTGCAGGCAACCTAGGAGAAGGGCGATCGATTGCTCCTTACTAAGTCCTTTTACTTAAATATTGACTTAAGTTGAAGCGAAAAATTTAGTCCAAATCTAGTCCTAATTTGACTAAGCTCTGCTTGAAATTCGCCCAGAGCAAAGATTTCAAAAATCTGGTTATTTGCGTGTACCGCAACGGGTCAATTGTCATTGAAAAACGCAGGGGCGCTCCAAAGCACTCGTTGGCTAGCCAAATTAAGCTTTCACAGTATTGGCTAGATGGCATCAAGGGAGGTTTAGTTAGACCATGTTGCACACATCGGCAATCATCGATTCGCCGTTAAGCTATTAAGCCAGCATGAACCAGGTCCGAGTCAATTGAGACTCAAACTCTCCTATATAGACTCAAAAAATACAAATAAGTCTAGACTAAGACAACCCATTCGCACTCCCAAGATCACTTCATTGCCTGCTTCATTGCCTAACAATGCTGCCCATCATTTCCTTGGTGGTTTTTCTGTGTGTTGAAGCATTTTGCCCGATGAACAGATGGCAACAACCACCAAGGAACATGAGGATACTCATGGTGCTCCTGATGGTAGCCAAAGTGATAGCAAGTAAGAAACGACCAAAGGATAGGCCACGCAGTAGTTTGAGCGTGATGAGAGTTAGAATAACCACCCGCTGGTCGCCGATGTGGTAGGAAAGTACCAAAGAAAAATAATTGAATGGAACTGAGAACAGAAGGAATAGCCCAAAATAACATCACACTGCTATAGGAAGTATGCAGAAGATAACAAGCGATCTGAAACAGAACCACCAGCCCCAGTAATCGACGCCAACTCCAATACTGAATCATGAAATGAACATACCAACGCAACGGGTTGTCATGCTCTCCATCATGAAAGTCTGGATCACGAGGGCTGGCTGGATGACGATGATGCAGCCAATGCTTTCTGA
This genomic interval carries:
- the crtW gene encoding beta-carotene ketolase CrtW, producing the protein MAGVWLPKEHILVETSLVETQILSPVESLPIDFAARFGRAVGQPVQGFGLVVAMLILGVWAVSLGLLLSLPIAEMSLWFKVLAVFWQTFLWTGLFITAHDAMHGSVYPEQPMINHAIGRVAVLCYGLFSYQSLLRKHWLHHRHPASPRDPDFHDGEHDNPLRWYVHFMIQYWSWRRLLGLVVLFQIACYLLHTSYSSVMLFWAIPSVLSSIQLFFFGTFLPHRRPAGGYSNSHHAQTTAWPILWSFLTCYHFGYHQEHHEYPHVPWWLLPSVHRAKCFNTQKNHQGNDGQHC